From Quercus lobata isolate SW786 chromosome 1, ValleyOak3.0 Primary Assembly, whole genome shotgun sequence, one genomic window encodes:
- the LOC115989948 gene encoding LRR repeats and ubiquitin-like domain-containing protein At2g30105: MEEGGAADPNGKGKGESKDITISIKFSGRSIPLTLSPDSTITHLKSLLQPLTNVLTRGQKLIFKGKVLVDTMTLRASEITSGAKVMLMASQGLHQGGGPILKQAQSVPRRVDNKLEKPQVPVDKNRLERWKATGVVALSQCNLKAIPDEVWACGPSARVLDLSNNSVQDVPAQVGCLSSIQKLFLNANSIMDESISWEALTSLKYLTVLSLNQNHLTSLPSSLGALTSLRQLHVANNSLTSLPIEIGLLTQLEVLKVNNNRISIIPARIGDCNSLIEVDLSSNLLSELPETFGNLHDLKALHLSNNGLKSLPSTLFKMCLQLSTLDLHNTEITMDLLRQFEGWESFDERRLLKHQKQLDFRVVNSAKFDEGADKN, translated from the exons ATGGAGGAGGGCGGTGCAGCCGATCCGAATGGAAAAGGCAAAGGCGAGAGCAAGGACATAACGATCTCAATCAAATTCAGCGGCAGATCAATTCCGCTCACTCTCTCACCTGACTCCACCATCACTCACCTCAAATCCCTTCTCCAACCCCTCACCAATGTCCTCACTCGTGGCCAAAAGCTCATCTTCAAAG GGAAGGTTTTGGTCGATACGATGACGTTGAGAGCATCGGAGATCACCAGTGGTGCCAAGGTCATGCTCATGGCCTCTCAGGGTTTGCACCAAGGG GGTGGACCAATACTAAAACAAGCTCAGAGTGTACCGAGGAGAGTTGATAATAAATTGGAGAAGCCGCAAGTTCCTGTGGACAAGAACAGATTAGAACGATGGAAGGCAACTGGAGTTGTAGCATTGTCTCAATGCAACTTGAAG gCCATCCCTGATGAAGTGTGGGCTTGTGGACCTTCCGCAAGGGTCCTTGATTTGAGCAATAACTCTGTTCAAGATGTACCTGCTCAAGTTGGCTGTTTGAGTTCCATTCAA aaattgttcCTCAATGCAAATTCTATAATGGATGAATCCATCAGCTGGGAAGCACTAACATCTCTGAAGTATCTAACAGTTCTATCTCTGAACCAAAACCA TTTAACAAGTTTACCATCTTCACTGGGTGCGCTGACTTCACTGAGGCAACTTCATGTTGCAAACAACAGTTTGACTAGCCTCCCAATTGAAATAGGTCTATTGACTCAGCTTGAGGTCTTGAAGGTCAATAATAACAG GATAAGCATCATTCCTGCACGTATAGGTGACTGTAATTCTCTTATTGAG GTTGATCTTTCATCAAATCTTCTGTCAGAGTTGCCAGAGACTTTTGGCAATTTGCATGATTTGAAG GCTTTGCATCTCAGTAACAATGGGCTAAAATCACTTCCTTCTACACTATTCAAGATGTGCCTTCAGCTCTCAACACTGGACCTCCACAACACAGAAATTACAATGGATCTCCTCCGGCAG TTTGAAGGATGGGAAAGCTTCGATGAACGCCGTCTCTTAAAGCATCAGAAGCAGCTGGATTTCCGTGTTGTGAACTCTGCTAAATTTGATGAAGGTGCAGACAAAAACTGA